A window of the Bdellovibrio sp. ZAP7 genome harbors these coding sequences:
- a CDS encoding gamma-glutamylcyclotransferase, protein MDAHYGKVMQARDQIKDNGSRMYFAYSGVLDREAFEIWLEEHSYQFFTLPEGQVAEAKGVDLIFDFPSRWWGGRVAGLVKKEGSSVFGRLFEIPAKEWPIVQHKEGVVTGMSVETTLRVSVNGQEFEATAFVTSPNRRSLEGPVSERYLEALVRGAQASGLPAEYVASLPAKAR, encoded by the coding sequence ATGGACGCCCACTACGGCAAAGTGATGCAAGCAAGAGATCAAATCAAAGATAACGGCAGCAGAATGTATTTTGCTTATTCGGGAGTATTGGATCGCGAAGCTTTCGAAATTTGGCTGGAAGAACACAGCTATCAGTTTTTCACCTTACCTGAAGGCCAAGTGGCCGAAGCTAAGGGCGTCGATTTGATTTTTGACTTTCCCTCGCGCTGGTGGGGAGGGCGTGTGGCTGGGTTGGTTAAAAAAGAAGGCTCTTCTGTTTTCGGCAGACTTTTTGAAATTCCCGCGAAAGAGTGGCCGATTGTTCAGCACAAAGAAGGCGTTGTGACGGGAATGTCCGTCGAAACGACTTTGCGCGTTTCAGTTAACGGGCAAGAGTTTGAAGCAACGGCCTTTGTAACGTCACCGAATCGTCGCAGTCTTGAGGGACCTGTTAGTGAACGTTATCTAGAGGCCTTGGTGCGTGGTGCTCAGGCTTCGGGATTGCCAGCTGAGTACGTGGCTTCATTACCGGCTAAAGCTCGATAG
- a CDS encoding glutathione peroxidase, with protein sequence MNSIYDFSLKNINGINTNLGEYKGKVLLVVNVASQCGLTPQYEAMEKVFEKYHSQDFAVLGFPANEFEGQEPGTNAEIQEFCRANFGVKFPMFEKIVVKGEGQHPLYKFLTETEPNANKKAGEDFEEVLKGYGIHRENKNDILWNFEKFLIGRDGKIIARFAPNVTPDDPMLIDAIENALK encoded by the coding sequence ATGAATTCTATCTATGATTTTTCGTTAAAGAACATCAACGGCATCAACACGAATCTGGGCGAATATAAAGGTAAAGTTTTGTTAGTTGTGAACGTAGCCTCTCAATGCGGTCTCACACCTCAGTATGAGGCTATGGAAAAAGTCTTTGAAAAATACCACTCTCAAGACTTTGCGGTTTTGGGTTTTCCCGCTAACGAATTCGAAGGCCAGGAGCCTGGCACAAATGCCGAGATTCAAGAATTCTGTCGTGCGAACTTCGGAGTCAAATTTCCGATGTTTGAAAAGATCGTGGTAAAAGGCGAAGGTCAGCACCCGCTTTATAAATTTCTGACCGAGACTGAACCTAATGCGAATAAAAAAGCTGGCGAAGACTTTGAAGAAGTTCTTAAAGGTTACGGCATTCACCGCGAAAACAAAAACGACATCCTATGGAATTTCGAAAAGTTTTTGATTGGTCGTGACGGCAAAATCATCGCTCGTTTTGCACCCAATGTAACACCTGATGATCCGATGTTGATCGATGCGATCGAGAACGCATTGAAGTAA
- a CDS encoding transporter substrate-binding domain-containing protein, with the protein MRFAFVLSFLTCCFAQGSPTSCIGSYKVALNESEPLYMRDSANRRDSGISVEFLDELVKRTGCKFSSTPLNRSRLLIELKAHRVDLVVMTVKNPTFDQVAKSIKIESVPREMLISSTLKNKIKSIEEAMNDPSIRFLVLPAVTIYFTPEETEKLQREQRFVTAPSIQNTFQVLKRTKNSAVIQTDFVNQYFQNTLDMKSDFTRIADQSKNYDIVIYYRSIIRPEDLTSITQAVNEIVADGTWKKIKDKYASVSALR; encoded by the coding sequence ATGAGATTTGCCTTTGTTCTATCATTTTTAACCTGTTGTTTTGCTCAAGGTTCTCCAACCTCTTGTATCGGATCCTATAAAGTGGCGTTAAATGAATCGGAACCTCTGTATATGCGCGATAGCGCGAATCGACGCGACTCCGGGATCAGCGTCGAATTCCTTGATGAACTAGTTAAACGAACAGGCTGTAAATTTTCTTCAACCCCGTTAAACCGCTCGCGACTGCTGATAGAGCTAAAAGCCCATCGTGTGGATTTGGTGGTTATGACCGTAAAAAATCCGACCTTTGATCAAGTTGCCAAGTCCATAAAAATTGAGTCAGTCCCCAGAGAAATGCTGATCTCTTCTACTCTTAAGAATAAAATTAAGAGTATTGAAGAGGCCATGAATGATCCCTCTATTCGCTTTCTTGTACTTCCAGCCGTAACAATTTACTTCACCCCGGAAGAAACTGAAAAACTGCAACGCGAGCAGCGATTTGTAACGGCCCCCTCCATTCAAAACACTTTCCAAGTTCTGAAACGAACAAAGAACTCGGCGGTGATACAGACTGATTTCGTAAATCAGTACTTTCAAAATACGTTGGATATGAAATCAGATTTCACTCGCATTGCGGATCAATCAAAAAATTATGATATCGTTATTTACTACCGTTCCATTATAAGGCCTGAAGACCTTACCTCCATCACCCAGGCCGTGAATGAAATCGTGGCTGACGGGACCTGGAAAAAAATCAAAGACAAGTACGCGTCAGTCTCCGCGCTTCGGTAA
- a CDS encoding GMC oxidoreductase: MKLDFDYVVIGSGFGGSVMSCRLVEKGYSVCLLERGRQWKMHEFPRRPNEIQENMFWDPEDGKYGLMEFRDTPDSDVMTLTASGLGGGSLIYANVLYRMPEEFFAGWPGGFTRQKLEPYYDKVISMMEARPYPFNTDPYYQDTPKTAALKKASLQMQQHPAALTPAEFQLPPLAVRFEGEFPGHQTLNSHGAIQSKCNKCGECDLGCNIHAKNTLDLNYIFRARNLKANDGRLDVRTEAEVSKVEFLEDHYKITFHVPQFPSQEIVLTAKKVVLSAGSVGSTSLLLKMKKNGILPKLNRWLGQKWCGNGDLLGMVLNTKENLDPTNGPVITGAIKYSLKNYPDSFPHGMYLEDAGFPNAIAWYISGKVPQITGMIGALCLVGSTLKKYFRKILRLKTLTEINVGDDFASALDRGAFTRKAMVLLGMGRDRSDGVVSLQDDGQTVINWDIKTSSLHFDRLREEMKKIAQNLGGTFLDNPLTHLDKVIAVHPLGGCPMGDNEDTGFVNTRGEVFGYEGLYVVDGSILPTSTGTNPSLTIAAVAEFIADQIPAKTKVLESETKELLKDS; the protein is encoded by the coding sequence ATGAAGCTTGATTTTGACTATGTGGTGATTGGTTCTGGTTTTGGCGGCTCGGTGATGTCTTGTCGTTTGGTGGAAAAAGGCTACAGCGTTTGTTTGTTGGAGCGGGGCCGCCAATGGAAAATGCACGAGTTCCCGCGCCGTCCGAATGAGATTCAGGAAAATATGTTTTGGGATCCCGAAGACGGCAAGTACGGTTTGATGGAATTCCGCGACACTCCCGACAGCGACGTCATGACTTTGACAGCAAGTGGTTTGGGCGGCGGAAGCTTGATTTACGCCAATGTTTTGTATCGCATGCCTGAAGAATTCTTTGCAGGTTGGCCTGGTGGTTTTACCAGACAGAAGCTAGAGCCCTACTACGACAAAGTGATTTCCATGATGGAAGCTCGCCCCTATCCCTTTAACACGGATCCTTACTATCAAGACACTCCAAAAACAGCCGCTTTAAAAAAGGCTTCCCTGCAAATGCAGCAGCATCCCGCAGCGCTCACTCCGGCAGAATTTCAATTGCCGCCTTTGGCTGTGCGCTTTGAAGGCGAATTCCCCGGTCATCAGACTTTAAACTCTCATGGGGCTATTCAATCGAAATGCAATAAGTGCGGAGAATGTGACCTGGGTTGTAATATCCACGCAAAAAACACCTTGGATTTAAATTATATTTTCCGCGCACGAAATCTGAAAGCGAATGACGGTCGCTTAGATGTCAGAACTGAAGCGGAGGTCAGTAAAGTCGAATTCCTCGAGGACCACTACAAAATCACCTTTCACGTGCCGCAGTTTCCGTCCCAAGAAATTGTTTTGACGGCAAAAAAGGTGGTGCTCTCTGCTGGCTCTGTGGGGTCCACGTCCCTTTTACTAAAAATGAAAAAGAATGGGATTCTTCCAAAACTAAATCGCTGGTTGGGGCAAAAGTGGTGTGGCAATGGTGATCTGTTGGGGATGGTCTTAAACACCAAAGAAAATTTAGATCCCACGAACGGGCCGGTAATTACGGGCGCCATCAAATATTCTTTAAAGAACTATCCAGATAGCTTCCCTCATGGCATGTATCTGGAGGATGCAGGCTTCCCTAATGCTATCGCCTGGTATATTTCGGGTAAGGTGCCACAGATTACCGGCATGATCGGCGCACTTTGCCTTGTGGGAAGCACCCTGAAAAAATACTTCCGCAAAATTTTGCGCCTAAAAACCCTAACTGAAATCAACGTCGGCGATGATTTTGCCTCCGCCCTGGATCGCGGAGCATTCACGCGAAAGGCGATGGTTCTTTTGGGCATGGGTCGTGATCGTTCGGATGGCGTGGTTTCACTTCAAGACGACGGCCAAACGGTTATCAACTGGGACATAAAAACCAGTTCTCTTCATTTCGATCGCCTGCGCGAGGAAATGAAAAAGATTGCGCAAAATCTGGGAGGAACTTTCCTGGACAATCCCCTAACTCATTTAGATAAAGTCATTGCCGTCCATCCCTTAGGTGGCTGCCCTATGGGTGATAACGAGGATACCGGCTTTGTAAATACTCGTGGCGAAGTTTTTGGTTATGAAGGACTTTACGTCGTCGACGGAAGTATTCTGCCCACATCAACGGGCACGAATCCTTCCTTAACGATTGCGGCGGTGGCAGAATTTATTGCTGACCAAATTCCTGCCAAGACCAAAGTACTCGAATCAGAAACGAAAGAGCTGTTGAAAGACAGTTAG
- a CDS encoding DUF6765 family protein: MQIDFHLGVTYVLARMSGFTPFEANTIASSSQYVDDAVNSGTILFQNCSAYEFRASAHKMLDYRNFKELANHHVWIPFHFIPGNEVRDSSLDPLAQKLVCRPNSVIAQDVVKSCVQNFHKTFGYHLLGVTTHAFVDTWAHQGFAGITHKINKVGEIYDGEGALDTGMMNYRKKYYRRNPFRRFYDWVRSFFVGEYNPIGHGTVLSYPDLPYLRWSYQDWQGRTVQRNNPADYMLAVKHVLEFYQEVRKANNLPLVKIFDQDLRKVQELLESIDSEEGEERLSKWREHIQCGSFQFGTDTWKYAPEGPESWLAEAFEDFELNDDFEFTNVPYKEDFLKSNWKLMHDALLFYRFTVLHDVLPKYQICVA, encoded by the coding sequence ATGCAAATCGATTTTCATCTGGGAGTTACTTACGTCTTGGCTCGAATGAGCGGATTCACACCTTTTGAAGCCAACACCATTGCTAGCAGTTCGCAATATGTCGATGATGCCGTCAATTCGGGTACGATCTTATTTCAAAATTGCTCCGCCTATGAATTTCGCGCCAGCGCCCACAAGATGCTAGATTATCGAAATTTTAAAGAATTGGCAAACCACCACGTGTGGATTCCCTTTCACTTTATACCGGGCAATGAAGTTCGTGATTCCAGTCTTGATCCCCTGGCGCAAAAATTAGTCTGCCGCCCCAACAGTGTGATCGCTCAGGATGTCGTGAAAAGCTGTGTTCAAAACTTTCATAAAACTTTCGGTTATCACCTGCTAGGAGTCACCACTCATGCCTTTGTTGATACTTGGGCTCACCAGGGATTTGCAGGCATCACCCATAAGATCAACAAAGTGGGCGAGATCTATGATGGTGAAGGCGCATTGGATACCGGGATGATGAACTATCGAAAAAAGTATTATCGCAGGAATCCTTTTCGCAGATTCTATGACTGGGTTCGTTCATTTTTTGTGGGCGAATACAATCCCATTGGTCACGGCACCGTGCTTTCCTACCCTGATCTCCCCTATTTGCGCTGGAGTTATCAAGATTGGCAAGGGCGTACAGTTCAACGCAATAATCCTGCAGACTATATGCTCGCGGTAAAACACGTCCTGGAATTTTATCAGGAAGTGCGCAAGGCCAACAATCTTCCCCTCGTAAAAATTTTTGATCAGGATCTTCGCAAAGTGCAGGAACTGCTTGAAAGCATCGACAGCGAAGAAGGTGAAGAACGTCTGAGCAAATGGCGCGAGCATATTCAATGTGGAAGCTTTCAATTCGGAACAGACACGTGGAAGTATGCTCCAGAAGGTCCCGAAAGCTGGCTTGCCGAAGCTTTTGAAGACTTTGAGCTTAATGACGATTTTGAATTTACCAATGTTCCCTACAAAGAAGACTTTTTAAAATCAAACTGGAAGCTGATGCATGATGCTTTGCTGTTCTATCGCTTTACAGTTTTGCATGACGTGCTGCCAAAATATCAAATTTGTGTCGCGTAA
- a CDS encoding alpha/beta fold hydrolase, producing MAKPFALSTSNPLKKSDFENLEESTPRVPFEFTLTIKVSDLDTFIADPQLQARAIGTITDFNIEKGLFNLFVRPEASSDRDTAKEMHYTLFLKDPHGKSWTFFGFKEVIKEDSFEMWSQTTTLYYYIWEGHSDYNPGETKNVTGVGILRISVSDFIKQLTTFKSNAPSALEEQEAVAKFLNVFAKNLWQSYAPFIFTTTAARWNEHIYPMNTTQGVAMGEKNLYPLDTPDGLTISVQRFKVKESKNIVLLLHGLTTSTDMFIMPEHQNFVNYLHSNGFTDVWSLDWRGSGRFTYNLGPHRYNLDDIAKNDIPTAVEFIRRQCGEDTKIHVVCHCVGSISFMASLAGGHVKGISSIVSNSVSLTPKVRWQAFIKMLFGPELLEYVFGYAYVSPRMAYFPGPGFGKWLYWMERGIRHECKEPACHLVSFMWGWGYPAAYVHRNIHPTTHRRLVDLFGGTSFHYYRHIRKMLFAKASVSFDKSKNYLEECQKRDMPPTLFISGAENNIFPGSNKMTYDALKKGKNSAAVEYFEVPGYGHQDTFMGQYAHIEVFPKILAFLNKQKG from the coding sequence ATGGCAAAACCATTCGCTCTCTCCACCAGCAACCCTCTTAAAAAATCTGACTTTGAAAACCTGGAAGAGTCCACACCTCGAGTGCCGTTTGAATTTACTCTCACGATCAAAGTTTCAGACCTGGACACTTTTATCGCCGATCCCCAGCTGCAAGCTCGAGCCATCGGCACAATCACTGATTTCAATATCGAAAAAGGACTGTTCAATCTTTTTGTACGCCCGGAAGCAAGTTCTGACAGGGACACGGCGAAAGAGATGCACTACACGCTTTTCCTGAAAGACCCGCACGGAAAATCCTGGACATTCTTTGGCTTTAAGGAAGTTATCAAAGAGGATTCCTTCGAAATGTGGTCACAGACGACGACATTGTATTACTATATCTGGGAAGGACACTCTGATTATAATCCCGGTGAAACCAAAAATGTCACCGGCGTGGGAATTTTAAGAATTTCCGTCAGCGACTTTATCAAACAACTGACGACCTTTAAAAGTAACGCCCCCTCCGCACTCGAAGAACAAGAGGCTGTCGCAAAGTTTCTGAATGTTTTTGCAAAAAATCTTTGGCAATCTTATGCGCCATTTATTTTCACTACGACTGCCGCTCGATGGAATGAACACATCTATCCGATGAACACCACTCAAGGCGTAGCTATGGGTGAAAAAAATCTTTATCCCCTAGATACCCCAGATGGTCTGACGATTTCGGTTCAACGCTTTAAAGTCAAAGAATCCAAAAACATAGTTCTTCTCCTGCATGGGCTTACCACCTCTACAGATATGTTCATCATGCCGGAGCATCAAAACTTCGTAAATTACCTCCACAGCAACGGCTTTACCGATGTTTGGTCACTGGATTGGCGAGGCAGCGGTCGCTTCACTTACAATCTGGGCCCGCACCGCTATAATCTGGACGATATCGCCAAAAATGACATCCCTACCGCTGTGGAATTTATCCGCAGGCAATGTGGCGAAGACACCAAGATTCACGTGGTCTGTCATTGTGTCGGTTCGATTTCATTTATGGCTTCCTTGGCCGGTGGACACGTCAAAGGTATTTCCAGCATCGTTTCAAACAGCGTGTCCCTAACACCCAAAGTTCGTTGGCAGGCATTTATAAAAATGCTCTTTGGGCCGGAGCTTTTGGAATATGTTTTTGGATATGCTTACGTCAGCCCGCGCATGGCTTATTTCCCAGGACCAGGATTTGGAAAATGGCTTTACTGGATGGAGCGCGGTATTCGTCATGAATGCAAAGAGCCCGCATGTCATCTGGTAAGCTTCATGTGGGGCTGGGGATATCCCGCAGCCTACGTTCATCGCAATATTCACCCGACAACACATCGTCGCTTGGTGGACTTATTTGGTGGTACAAGCTTTCACTATTACCGTCACATCCGAAAAATGCTCTTCGCGAAAGCATCCGTCTCGTTCGATAAGTCGAAAAACTATCTGGAAGAATGTCAAAAAAGAGACATGCCGCCGACTCTATTTATCAGTGGGGCCGAGAACAATATTTTTCCCGGCTCTAACAAAATGACCTACGACGCTTTAAAGAAGGGCAAGAACAGCGCCGCCGTCGAATATTTTGAAGTACCAGGTTATGGGCATCAAGACACATTCATGGGGCAGTATGCTCACATCGAAGTCTTTCCAAAAATTCTGGCTTTCCTGAATAAGCAAAAGGGCTAA
- a CDS encoding sensor histidine kinase KdpD produces the protein MFELKETAEEAQQKRLFYLKMIYFVSLAMSAVYLFKFNFEYRVSDYNPGLFSFWIGTALVPPIILYRLKNYKIAALSCALLATAVLVYLLYLSGGVAAPGIFWLAIVPFGFGVLLNTSGAFIGYTIVFATMVWFWILKLQGGSVNIIATYGDYDFEKSFNVCTFLIFAGITTHLYLKGEQKYTKRLQEKHWDVENLLRVLLHDVANTLSSMTYNLIKAREDQEQEAPMGQQLDKMERAVSDINNLLHQVRHLKSVKDGKASMPLNPISIAIVLNEVMEKSETLATQKGIKIALDLSRDKMIVNSEKTILNNVVLANLLSNAVKFSLPGDRIDLRAYATESMAVIEIQDYGIGMPENLLNKIFHLDAATTREGTQGEKGTGYGMPLVKEYLTMMGGSIVITSQEEAVPHHPRGTKVVVKIPLTV, from the coding sequence ATGTTTGAGCTTAAAGAGACAGCTGAGGAAGCCCAGCAAAAGCGACTGTTTTATTTAAAGATGATTTATTTCGTCAGCCTGGCTATGTCTGCTGTGTACCTTTTCAAATTTAATTTCGAGTACCGAGTCTCTGATTACAATCCCGGCTTATTTTCATTTTGGATAGGGACTGCTCTTGTGCCTCCGATCATTCTCTATCGCTTAAAGAACTATAAAATCGCCGCCTTGTCTTGCGCTCTTCTGGCAACAGCGGTCTTAGTATATCTTCTTTATCTCTCCGGCGGAGTTGCAGCACCTGGGATCTTTTGGTTGGCAATCGTTCCTTTCGGTTTTGGCGTGCTGTTAAACACTTCCGGTGCCTTCATCGGTTACACAATTGTATTTGCTACCATGGTGTGGTTCTGGATTTTAAAACTACAAGGTGGCAGCGTGAATATCATCGCTACCTATGGCGATTATGATTTTGAAAAAAGCTTTAACGTCTGCACCTTTTTAATTTTCGCAGGTATCACGACTCACCTTTATTTAAAAGGCGAGCAAAAATATACCAAAAGACTGCAGGAAAAACATTGGGACGTTGAGAACCTTTTACGCGTACTTTTACATGATGTCGCCAACACTTTGTCATCGATGACCTACAACCTTATCAAAGCCCGCGAAGATCAAGAGCAAGAAGCTCCTATGGGGCAACAGCTTGATAAAATGGAGAGAGCGGTCAGCGATATCAACAATCTCTTACATCAGGTTCGTCACCTGAAATCGGTTAAAGATGGCAAAGCATCCATGCCGTTAAATCCGATTTCTATTGCGATTGTACTTAATGAAGTCATGGAGAAATCAGAAACTCTTGCGACTCAAAAAGGAATTAAAATCGCTTTGGATTTAAGCCGCGATAAAATGATCGTGAACAGTGAAAAAACAATTCTTAATAATGTCGTATTAGCGAACCTACTTAGTAACGCCGTAAAGTTCTCGTTGCCAGGCGATCGCATTGATTTACGGGCTTATGCCACAGAGTCCATGGCCGTCATCGAAATCCAGGATTATGGAATCGGTATGCCCGAAAATCTGCTGAATAAGATTTTCCATTTAGATGCCGCCACCACGCGAGAAGGAACTCAAGGGGAAAAAGGAACTGGCTATGGCATGCCCTTGGTAAAGGAGTATCTGACGATGATGGGTGGAAGCATTGTGATCACGTCCCAGGAAGAAGCCGTGCCTCATCATCCTCGTGGCACCAAGGTCGTCGTAAAAATTCCTCTGACCGTATAG
- a CDS encoding MFS transporter translates to MRNESNSGPCHRYPKGFRKKRIFNWVTLGITYASYYMCRYNFRSATPYLVQEFHFSKTDISTLWAAFSFAYGTGQLINGLFSDRIGGKNAMLIGGFGTIAINLVCGFSPLISTFSTFSIILLLNGYLQSWGAPGMVKINAAWFRRQERGTFSGIFGFMVQLGQMVTAQLAPLILTGFAIGTFVIAENQWQWLFRIPPLIAATALILIAFIVKESPEDAGFPEDTIVDEIDDEDGVRVPLRESFETIFKHPLVWYYALAYACTGAARHSSDQLAALFFVEKLHLQGNGSGLVMWALTLIPFVGVLGSLLSGWFSDKYLLGQRAPVAMALYFMAAVTFFCGGLLMNLKSIDAIIGVGLLVASSFPINATHSIVGAAAPMDIGGKKMAGFASGVIDSFQYYGSALAMPLIGWLLDKYGWIAWFPAMGVFCVVGGFTMKKLSLKKEKLIKMGIVVSG, encoded by the coding sequence GTGAGAAATGAAAGCAACTCCGGACCGTGCCACCGTTATCCCAAAGGTTTTAGAAAAAAACGCATTTTCAATTGGGTTACTCTGGGAATCACTTACGCGTCTTATTATATGTGTCGCTATAATTTTCGCTCAGCGACTCCGTATCTAGTTCAAGAATTTCATTTTTCTAAAACTGACATATCGACTCTTTGGGCTGCCTTTAGTTTTGCCTATGGAACCGGACAACTCATCAACGGACTTTTTTCTGACAGGATCGGAGGAAAGAACGCGATGTTGATCGGAGGTTTTGGAACCATCGCTATCAACCTAGTCTGTGGTTTTAGTCCTTTGATTTCAACATTTTCTACTTTCAGTATCATCCTGCTTTTAAACGGCTACCTGCAGTCCTGGGGAGCCCCAGGTATGGTCAAGATCAATGCCGCTTGGTTTCGTCGTCAGGAAAGAGGCACCTTTTCAGGAATCTTCGGTTTTATGGTGCAGCTGGGGCAAATGGTCACGGCGCAACTTGCACCGCTCATTCTAACGGGTTTCGCAATTGGCACCTTTGTTATTGCTGAAAACCAATGGCAATGGCTGTTTCGAATTCCTCCACTCATCGCTGCCACCGCCCTGATCTTAATTGCCTTCATTGTTAAGGAAAGCCCTGAGGACGCGGGCTTTCCCGAGGACACCATCGTCGATGAAATTGATGATGAAGACGGTGTTCGTGTCCCATTAAGGGAATCTTTTGAAACAATCTTTAAGCATCCGTTGGTATGGTACTATGCTCTGGCCTATGCTTGTACGGGGGCTGCCCGACACAGTTCCGATCAGCTGGCAGCCCTTTTCTTTGTGGAAAAGCTGCATCTTCAGGGAAACGGTTCAGGTTTAGTTATGTGGGCGCTGACACTGATTCCATTCGTGGGGGTTTTAGGCTCCCTGCTTTCTGGATGGTTTTCAGATAAGTACCTCCTGGGACAACGAGCTCCCGTGGCGATGGCACTTTACTTTATGGCTGCCGTCACTTTTTTCTGCGGAGGGCTGTTAATGAACCTTAAGTCAATCGACGCGATCATCGGGGTAGGTTTACTTGTTGCAAGCTCATTTCCAATTAACGCCACTCATTCAATTGTCGGTGCAGCTGCGCCCATGGATATTGGGGGAAAAAAAATGGCCGGCTTCGCTTCCGGCGTGATCGACTCATTTCAGTATTATGGTTCAGCCCTGGCCATGCCTTTGATCGGCTGGCTTTTAGATAAATACGGCTGGATCGCCTGGTTCCCCGCAATGGGAGTTTTCTGTGTTGTCGGTGGCTTTACTATGAAAAAGCTCTCTCTTAAAAAAGAAAAACTCATTAAGATGGGAATCGTCGTCAGCGGGTAA
- a CDS encoding PQQ-like beta-propeller repeat protein — MFGLMEITAQLDEPTKLAIIPTVVLPFTILGMILTSLATWVAAFFGVELKAEGPKRLFEVLMKPKVIVLALLSNLVVYAGIKTFNYISNGPYPLWWVDIQNSSAPASEKNYSDLPPVITPSEMADSPRTLEVAWEIPLHSAVFGTPVIRGGSLFAGLDRGKVMEVDLEQRKVIRHFEIGKPVMAAPLILNNRLFVGEGIHLTHGARLYSFDLKTGKFAGAFSTTGHVERSAVSASVDGQDILLFPAGKDGLYAITSSGLKKIWQASIGHVDSYPAIDKNKVFIGTGLEEGYEETPTKAYALDLRTGKPLWEKNLPTSVWGIPVFWENVVCFSVGDIYKTPQYGQLSCYDKETGKEYFSYNTSGALISAPVILDNHLIVSDLYGKIYQFDLKNRTLDWILPVPTRGETYASVVINDQDQIIFPGAEGLYIYSRANQKLITVWKPEKTWAGTYTNVVSYKDQYIFTDQSGILRGLRFKKVAP; from the coding sequence ATGTTTGGGTTGATGGAAATCACGGCACAATTAGACGAGCCGACTAAACTGGCAATTATTCCGACAGTAGTTTTGCCTTTCACCATTCTTGGAATGATTCTGACCAGTCTTGCCACGTGGGTGGCGGCATTTTTCGGAGTGGAACTGAAAGCAGAAGGCCCGAAAAGACTTTTCGAAGTTCTGATGAAACCCAAAGTGATTGTCCTAGCTTTATTGTCGAATCTCGTGGTTTATGCAGGCATTAAAACCTTCAATTACATCAGCAACGGGCCCTATCCCCTCTGGTGGGTCGATATCCAGAATTCCTCCGCCCCGGCCTCGGAAAAAAATTACTCCGACCTTCCTCCCGTAATCACTCCCTCCGAAATGGCGGATTCCCCTCGAACTCTGGAAGTTGCTTGGGAGATTCCTTTGCATAGTGCGGTTTTTGGCACTCCCGTTATTCGCGGTGGATCTCTATTTGCCGGCCTGGATCGCGGAAAAGTCATGGAGGTGGACTTAGAGCAAAGAAAAGTCATCCGTCATTTTGAAATCGGAAAACCCGTGATGGCGGCGCCACTCATCCTGAATAACCGACTTTTTGTCGGCGAAGGAATCCATCTGACCCATGGGGCAAGATTGTACTCGTTTGATTTAAAAACCGGTAAGTTTGCTGGGGCCTTTTCAACCACGGGCCACGTTGAAAGATCCGCTGTCAGCGCCTCAGTCGATGGTCAGGATATCTTATTGTTCCCAGCTGGCAAAGACGGACTTTACGCCATCACATCATCAGGTTTAAAAAAGATTTGGCAAGCGTCCATCGGTCACGTCGACTCCTACCCCGCTATCGATAAAAACAAAGTTTTTATCGGCACTGGTTTAGAGGAAGGCTACGAGGAAACTCCCACAAAGGCCTACGCTTTAGATTTAAGAACAGGCAAGCCTCTTTGGGAAAAAAATCTGCCCACCTCAGTTTGGGGCATACCGGTATTTTGGGAAAATGTCGTCTGTTTTTCAGTGGGCGATATTTATAAAACTCCCCAGTATGGTCAATTAAGTTGCTATGACAAAGAAACCGGCAAGGAATACTTTTCCTATAACACTTCGGGCGCTCTGATCAGTGCACCGGTGATTTTAGATAATCATCTGATTGTTTCTGATCTTTACGGAAAAATTTATCAATTCGATTTGAAAAATCGAACTCTTGATTGGATTTTGCCCGTTCCCACTCGTGGAGAAACATACGCCTCTGTCGTGATCAACGATCAAGATCAGATTATTTTCCCCGGCGCAGAAGGCCTTTATATTTATTCAAGAGCGAACCAGAAATTGATCACCGTGTGGAAACCCGAGAAAACATGGGCAGGCACATACACCAATGTAGTGTCCTATAAGGATCAATATATTTTCACCGATCAAAGCGGCATTTTGCGAGGACTTCGGTTCAAAAAGGTTGCACCGTGA